The genome window TGTTATTAAAGAATTGCAGGTCAAATAATAATTTTGTGCCGTATTTCCGTGGACTCTAATAGCCTACCTACAATTGTAGTCCTAACAATACTCAGCAAGCTTCAGTACCAAAAATAGCAAGTGATTCGCTCAACTTTGATTTGAATGATATGCTCAAGTGTGGTTACGAGACAACTTGCTTTGTAACTTTGACACATTAACAAGGTAAATGACTCTGTGTTGTGAAGGACTTTATTAAGAGCCTGTCTGTGATGTGATCTAACTTTATTGATATCACATAGATGAGAATGACAGCAGCTGAGATTTAAATCATTGAGATACTGTGTTAAGTATCCTGTCCTTTCTTCGTTGAGCTCGCTGTCTCTTTATGTATTCGTTGCTCTCTGTTGTCTATTCATCTAACTCTAAGATTGGCTCTCTCGCCACcccatttcatattttttctccctctcccgtctctctttctACTTTGCTTTATGcccatctctcattctctccactCTCCCTAATAAATCATTTATTGattcatttctctctttctctattactctccctctcccccatttCTCGTCTCGTCCTTCTCTTTCCGTCTTATTTTTTATATTGTCATAGTATAAGTGTGCCACATTGAATGTCTGTATGGGCACACCTTAACGCAAAGATTCACCCATTAAAATGTTATATCGTTATATCTCTGAGCGATGTTATATTGGTTCCcggggtcatttcatgttttcatgtgttttCATTCTTTCTTGCCCTCTGTCCCCACCACCCTCACTCGACTCCCTCCTCACTGACATCATAAAGAGCATCTCAAattcaacatctctctctctctctctctctccctgtgcctTTTCACTTCTATTGACCCAACATAACAGAATTTGacattctctgtctccctcttcccccagTGCCTGCCCTACTCCCTGCTCCTGCAGCAGCTGGAGCTGAAGAATGTGCGGGAGCTGGAGGACCTGCTGATTGAGGCGGTCTACTGTGACATCATTCAGGGCAAGCTGGACCAGAGGAACCAGCAGGTGGAGGTGGACTGCAGCGTGGGCCGAGACCTGGGGCCCAACGAGCTGCCCAACATAGCAAACACACTGCAGGAGTGGTTAGTtagtgatatgtgtgtgtgaaagagctGTGCATGTGTCAGGGTTTtgagtcaattccatttcaattcaggaagtaaactgaacccccccccaaaaaaaaaatggaattggAAGtacaatttcagtttacttcatgaattgaaatggaattgactccaacccaggtgtttgtgtgtgtataggaCGAGGTTAAACTTTATTTATAGAACACATTTCTTACAGTGGATGCATAATAATGACCAATACGCTTTCTAAATGAGACACATTGAAAAttgtaaaacaataaaataaaaacagtggaCATGATAGATGCAATAAATTATGTATAGAATGGGATAAAAATAGATAGTATGATCAGTCATATCAGTGTCTAAATAATTATCTGTCTCTCAGGTGTTCAGGATGTGAGGCGGTCCTGTGTGGGATCGAGGAGCAGGTAACCAGAGCCAACCAATACAGAGAGAGCCAGCTGAAGGTCAAAGTTCAGGTGGAGACAGAGGTTAGTACCAGTAGCCACTTTTCTCTGGGTAGCGTCAAAGAtcatctattatattgacaagatagtcaagtgacagctctaacaatggaaatacatgtcctcaaagatggaaggcaggcaGGAGGAGGTGAGATCAGGTGGGTTTATTCTAGctaatgagagggcagatacgcgtatcaacaacaggcacaactccgtTATAAAGTAGTTTTGCCACATGCTGAAATGGCACGTGCATCCACTTATATCATTGCATTAGTAAACAACTTAACCATTACAATAGCAAATTAGCAATTAAATGTTTTGTTGACTAAATTTGACACCCATTAATCTCAATACAAAAATTCCTCACTTCGTTGTCTTATTTTCGTGGACAGGTTTTGGCTGGAGTAAACCCGTCtcgcttctcctcttcctctctggtagaGGTGAAGCCATAAGCAAAACTTATACTCATTACTCAATGACCTAATTCAGTGTCCAATTTAGAGCTCTGTCCAGTGTCTTTATTTAGGCTGTAGACCAGAGGTGGCTTTTCTGTCCTCCGAGTCGGTCTTCTCCAGCTTGAGGTAGAAGTTACTCTCCAACCTCATCTTATTAGAAATAATAACAACACCTTAagcttttcacactactgagccaaacCAGTGCCAAGCCAAGCTGTAttgggctggcctggttatgcatcCACCATAGCTGCTGGAAAGGACCTTGTGAGAAGAAAATATCcaagacagcccagtacattcCGAGTCGGCCTTAGTTTGATTCAGGCACTTCTGTTCTGTCCTAAACTTCATTAGTTtacctttccttctctctcaggtGTCAAACCTCCAGAAAACGCTAAAGGCCAGCTCCGCCTCTCCGTCGTCCGGCCCCGCCGCCGCTGGAGCCGCATCCAATCAGGATGCAGACCAGCCGGCCGAGCCACGAGACCCCGCCTCCTCTCAGGAACCACGGCAACCAGGCAAGAAGAGTTCAAAGGTCAAAGGGTAAGTAAGGTGATGTTCCTTAGGTCATTCCCATATTTTCATTGTTTGTGTGTCTATTCTTTTGGGATAGGCGTTACCATTTGATGTTGGTGGGCTATCCTCAGGGTCATGTTCTTTAGGGAAAGCATCAGAAACCACTTTTTAAACATTTTGcggcaaaaaaaaaaatacgtCCAGGTAATACCTGTTTCAGTCCTAGGTGTCTTATGACCTCGTCCTTCCAGGGTCACGGCAGAGGTGTGGTTCAAGCCGAGGCAAGATGAAACATTTGTGTGTATTTCAAAAACATTCCAATCGCTTCAGACGAATTCAAACGGCACGGAATCGATTATGCAACCACTGCATTTCATGTCATTTCGCAGCATCTTCAACTCGAACACAGTAATATTTTGGTTGTTTGTACAACAAACATCCATTTAAACGCCAGCTGCCAGTGGAAGTGGGaacagtgactgtgtgtgtgtctgcatagcGTATCTTCATTAGCCTGAGAGGCTGTGCTTTGTAGCGGTACTCAGTGGTACCTGTGGCCCTCTCTCTTCTGGGCCAATTACAACACTAATTCCTCATCTGTCctggatttttttaaatgtcactgaagtgaataaaaaatatataaataaaaaaagctTCAGGTGTTAAAAGGAAATGTTAATTTTTTATTACATTAGTTTTTCTGTTCCAGTTAAAAGAGTGATTATAATTTACTAGGTGACATTTTGGCAGTGAAAGAAAAATGTAGAAATGATTTAAGATTCTCGGTGGCATTGGACTTTATTCACTGAAAACAGTTTAACTGGAGATTTGGATTGCCTCACATGAAAAGCATTCACAGTATTTACTGTAAACCACCTTCTCGTGGTAGGagtagtacagtaatatagtaATTTGTTTGCCAACATTGTAATTGAAACATCCCTGCAATAATATGTGGCTTAATGAGTTGAACCAAAGGCGACAAAGGCCATCATTAACAGACCTTGTTCATAAGGGTGTTGTGTTACAACTATCATATATTTGAACTAAAACAGCCAGGAATTGATTTGCTTGATTTGGGAAATTGGCATATAATACAAAGCAggttcaatgagttagccagtCTCCCCCCCCAGAATATTTAGGCTGGCTAACTGATTAGCTGGCTAACTGATTTATCCAGCGCCCTATACTACGAATCTGGTTTGAGAAATTAGcgaggtaactttggtcaactctgagttTAACTCGGGATAACCGGTGACACGAATGTGGCTATATTTCTATAGCAAAGActccttcagaactaacctgctctggGACAGACTAGGGCTAactcattttatttgaatatag of Salvelinus fontinalis isolate EN_2023a unplaced genomic scaffold, ASM2944872v1 scaffold_0401, whole genome shotgun sequence contains these proteins:
- the LOC129845906 gene encoding COP9 signalosome complex subunit 7a-like isoform X2; protein product: MSSDVLLCCQTCADRGTERFGGQAINLSLLTNKMEVEQLLSLSGPALAQAISSLLETPGLYVFSDILELPNVRELETGPHAPVFQLLNLFAYGTYCDYKERAASLPELTPAQRNKLRHLSIISLASNLKCLPYSLLLQQLELKNVRELEDLLIEAVYCDIIQGKLDQRNQQVEVDCSVGRDLGPNELPNIANTLQEWCSGCEAVLCGIEEQVTRANQYRESQLKVKVQVETEVSNLQKTLKASSASPSSGPAAAGAASNQDADQPAEPRDPASSQEPRQPGKKSSKVKGLRGSGKIWSKSN